CGTCAGCCGGTGGTGCAAATGCACGTGGATCAGGCTGCCGGTCTCCTCGTCCATACCCAGGTAATCCTCCATGGCAGGGTACGCGCGTTGAGGAATGAGACAGAATCGCTTGAAGGACGTTTCCCCGAGGACGCGCCGCAGGGCGAGGCTCGACCTCCGATCGACGAGGATATCGAGGTCGGTCTTTCCTTGAAGAGCTGCCTCGAGGTGCTCGTTACTTTTCCAATGGCAGTACCGGATCCCTTCCCGGTCGAGAGCATCGAGCAAAGCACGAAGAGCGGCCAGGCACTCGACCGGCCGATCCTCGCGCCGCGCCACCTCGAGGGTTTGCGTTCTCTGTTGTGTGTTTGTCATGAGCTTCTATCTTCTCTAACGAGCCACAGAATAGGGTTCAGCCGCATCGAGGCCGGGACGTACGAAGCCAGTGTCTTGAGTATCCAGACCCCGTCCTCTCCGAGTACCGTGCGAGGTGCGAATCGCAGTAACAGGATGAGCGTCGTGACCATGGTGACGGTGACGGCAACGATCAGTTGAAGGGGTGCCAGACCCCAGCCGCGGAGGGCTTCCGCAAGAAACCAAGTCTCGGAGCCCACGATGGCCGTAAGAGCCAAAGCGGGCAGATGGGCGGCGAGGAACGATTTCCAGCTCATCGAGGCCAGCCTCAAACTGAGCTGCGCCATCAGGAGAAAGTTGACGAGGATGGCTCCCATCACGCAGACGGCCACTCCCTCCGCCCCGTGGTTTCGCCCGACAAAGGCACCACCGGTCACCAGGATGGCGTAGGCCCATTGCCGCCAGGCTCGCTCGTACACCGCACCCGTAGCCCGGGCGATCGAGTCACTCATCTTGTAGCTCGTGCGAAAAACCAGACCCAGGGCAAAGATTTGGAAGGGGGCGACGACGGCATCCCACTGCGGACCGAGGAGGAGCTCGATGATCTCGGGCGCCAGACTGTGAAAGAAGACGCCGGTGGGGAACATCACCAGGGCGATGACCGCTACGCCTCGGCGATAAGCGGTCGCGAGGCGGAGGGGCTCGGATTGAACTTTTGCCATCGCCGGAAAAAGGACTTTGTCGAGAACGCGTCCGAACGCCATGGCTTGTGCGCCCATCAATTGATAAGCGCGACTGT
This genomic interval from Vicinamibacteria bacterium contains the following:
- a CDS encoding lipopolysaccharide biosynthesis protein — encoded protein: MSSTRARGKLTESTFLGFFWMSLGTGTKSVLQLLFIVVLARLLTPKDFGIVSAALVVVGFSQIFSRLGVGPAIVQRPELETRHLRTGFTLATIFGALMALLIFGFAPQIARFFQMPELTAIVRLLSVAFLFEGIAAVPESLMQRELRFRDLAAVELGAFSIGFGVVGIVTALLGMGVWALASANLGQTLLRMVLLLRARPHPKRPMLERDALKDLMYFGGGFTMGRIGNYIGGQGDYIVVGRWLGAEALGIYSRAYQLMGAQAMAFGRVLDKVLFPAMAKVQSEPLRLATAYRRGVAVIALVMFPTGVFFHSLAPEIIELLLGPQWDAVVAPFQIFALGLVFRTSYKMSDSIARATGAVYERAWRQWAYAILVTGGAFVGRNHGAEGVAVCVMGAILVNFLLMAQLSLRLASMSWKSFLAAHLPALALTAIVGSETWFLAEALRGWGLAPLQLIVAVTVTMVTTLILLLRFAPRTVLGEDGVWILKTLASYVPASMRLNPILWLVREDRSS